The following DNA comes from Triticum aestivum cultivar Chinese Spring chromosome 3D, IWGSC CS RefSeq v2.1, whole genome shotgun sequence.
CATTGCTCTTTAGCTCTCCCTATTAAAGATCAAAGTATCCAGTTCACTAATTTAATATGATTTTGCAGGTACTTATTCTTCTCCAAGAAGGGGGGTTACCAGGGGAGGAGGGGCATACAGAGGCAGGGCACAAATGGACATGCAAATGTATAGAGGTGAGCAAGACCACCCtgtaatatgtaaaatgcttagccAAACATGTTCTCGATACCCCCCAAAATTCATAATTTGTTTTTGGCAAAATTTGATAATATTGATAGAAGGTACATCTGTCATGTATAAAGTTAGATTCAACTCACACCCTAAAAAACCAACCTGCAAATACATAAGCAAGTTGAACAAGCTAAAACACCAAACTCCTACAGAATCTGTCTTCTGGTCATCCAAGTCCCAGTAGTGTTTCTTTAGGATTGTTTTTTGCCTCTTAAATAGCCAAGAATATTGTTTCTGGAAGAGTGGAGTTACATGTAGTGTGATCATGTTGTTCACTGAACTGAATATTGTGCAAACTGCCAGTTTAACTAGCTCATTTAGAATCTATTTGAATAAAACTGAGAAGCGGCATACGGGAATGACTGAAAATCTCATTTTTACAAGATTACTAGCTACATTTGTTGAGTTCATGTTTGTGCTTAGGGTGTAGAGTCGTAGAGAAATGATTATGTAAATAAGGCTAAATTTCAGTTCTTGCTTCTTGAACTGCATCACTTTTCATATGTCACTAACTTGCTGCTCATCTATCCTTTTCAGGTCACGCCGTCGTGGCTGCACTGGTTCTCCTTACCACCGTCACTGCAGCAAGCCCAACTGGCTACTGGGGTTACCTCTGTGATGGTGGGAACTACAGTGCGCCCAGCAAGTACCAGCAGAACCTTGAACAGCTCTCCGCCACGCTGCCTGAAGCAGTCGCCTCCTCCCCCTCTTTGTTCCACACGCAGGCAGTTGGCTCCAGCCAAGATAGAGCATATGCTCTGGCAAGATGCCGCGGCGACACAGAGGCCGACGACTGCAAGAGGTGCCTTACACAGGCCTTCAAGGATGTCCGGGCTGTTTGCACGTTCAGGAAGGGTATTTccatctactacgacacgtgcagcCTCTGGTTCGCTGAGAAGATCAAAATTCATCTTGGAGATTTGCAGTCAGTTCTTAGGGCGGATGGTCCCCCTATACCTACCCAATGCAAGGCCTTCCAGAACGATGCCAGTACACTTATCGCAGATGTGGCGAGGAAGGCATCATATTCTTCTCAAAGACATGCCACGGGAGAAAAGGGTCGTGATGAGCGTGCCTGCAACTACACACTATACACTCTTGCTGACTGTCTACCTGGAATTTCAGCTGCTCAGTGTCAGGTCTGTTTGGAAGATCTAACCTCTACACCAGGCCTGAGTGGTGGGCAAATGGGTGAGCGAAAGGCTACCCTATTGTGCAGTTACCGTTTGGAGCCTTATCAGTTCTTCAGGGATACAAAAGGTGAGTTACCATGAGATGCAGAATTGAATGCTTCTTCTGTTGGTCATATGCTTTCCTTGAATAATGTGTCAACTACATACAGGAGGACACACGAACAAGACTCTTTGGATCGTGGTGGTCATAGCCGGAGGCGCAGTGCTACTGGCAATCGCCTTGCTACTTTGGTGGTGGTTTCTGGTAAGTTTTCCCCGATTCTCAATAATCCAACTAATGATGTATTGTATCTCACCCTGGACACCCTTTGCTCAATTTAGTACATGTACAATGTTAATATCACACACTCCCCCTCAAGATATAATCATGCCCATCTTGCTACAAATGGTGGCTAGGTTATCACCCCAGCCATCTGTCAGGAACCGAACTGTAATCGAGCTAATCTACCACTCAATTGTCACAAATTCAGAGAAGATTTGGGGAATTTCGGCTAGGGTTTATACTGCTTAAAATGGGGAAAGTAGCTCAGCACGCCACTGGGAAAAGTAGCTCAGCACGCCACAGGTGGCTAGGGTATACACCCAGATACATCAATCATGTCCAGAATGGAGAGGAACGAGTTGGCTTTATAGCCATTACAGCAAGAATGCAGCGAAGGAAATAAAACAGAGCATATGCCGCTCTGGAAAGTAAACAGTGACAGGGGCGAGACTCGTAGCCGTTAGATTGAAGATCGACGAGCGACTGCAATCAGCCGTTGGCGAACCGTTATCCTGACGAGCGAGCCACAGGATGATGCATCGATGGCTGAGAATGAATCTGGCACGCAGAAACAGGGGATATTCTGTAGTGTTTCTTCAGATAGCAGCAAACAGCATGACAATTCCCCCCGATTAAGACTGAGCTTGTCCTCAAGCTTGAAATGATGGGAACACCTTTTGAATGAACGCCGAGTCCTCCCAGGTAGCAGCTACAAGGGGCAGGTTAACCCATTTAACAAGCCATCTGACTACTGGTGTACTTATGTTGCCTTGTGGTCTGGGGATGAGTTTTCTGTCCAAAACTGCTTCAGGTTCCATTCGAATCATACCATCTGATCCTACCAAGGGCAGGTGCTTGGAGGGAACCACCAGAGGACCAATATGCTTCTTGAGCTGGCTCACATGAAAGGTGTGGTGCAATTGGCAGCCTTCTGGTAGGAGCAATTTATAAGCAACCTTGCCAA
Coding sequences within:
- the LOC123077236 gene encoding uncharacterized protein — its product is MDMQMYRGHAVVAALVLLTTVTAASPTGYWGYLCDGGNYSAPSKYQQNLEQLSATLPEAVASSPSLFHTQAVGSSQDRAYALARCRGDTEADDCKRCLTQAFKDVRAVCTFRKGISIYYDTCSLWFAEKIKIHLGDLQSVLRADGPPIPTQCKAFQNDASTLIADVARKASYSSQRHATGEKGRDERACNYTLYTLADCLPGISAAQCQVCLEDLTSTPGLSGGQMGERKATLLCSYRLEPYQFFRDTKGGHTNKTLWIVVVIAGGAVLLAIALLLWWWFLAKHPSAIDSFNKITTNWQGKTIALFLDYDGTLAPKVDNPDEAYMSSEMREVVQELASLCATSVVSGRARDKAENFVMIENLHYAGNHGAEIKLINETEAYEPAREYVPVINQARERLEEAIKEIKGASIEHKKFGISVHYRCVEKEERELVKKLAKQTIKGFSELTVTKGDKVVEVRPKAEFNKGFAVKYILEQLARKNNWDSSQVVAIFIGDDKTDEDAFKVLRKRVGGLGILVNKKRKWTKASYSLEDPVQVQKFLQMLVNWKKKAEAEV